Proteins encoded by one window of Gambusia affinis linkage group LG17, SWU_Gaff_1.0, whole genome shotgun sequence:
- the LOC122847040 gene encoding actin cytoskeleton-regulatory complex protein pan1 — MRLSQLVTSSSSLQVPPPPSRVGAGPIRGTERPPEPPRGCASAGRTCWSLDLKVALLLVTLAGAVILLLLYRLLQLRHRLRLARAQHALEYSGFYHSATYRLKQPTACQETPTKNGSLPAEPAPIQTITTITSVVPPPSLPLPPTPPPAPPPGLRPPSLPLIHTTPPSPHLSWGACSDGDVYSRIGAFRPSRPSSLSSRSTVILFEHSAL, encoded by the exons ATGCGCCTCAGCCAGCTGGTCACCAGCAGCTCCTCCCTCCAGGTTCCTCCTCCGCCCAGCCGGGTCGGCGCCGGCCCCATCAGGGGGACGGAGCGGCCCCCGGAGCCCCCGAGGGGCTGCGCCTCGGCCGGGAGGACCTGCTGGAGTCTGGACCTGAAGGTGGCGCTGCTGCTGGTGACGCTGGCTGGAGCCGtgatcctgctgctgctctacaggctgctgcagctgagacACAG GCTCAGGCTGGCCCGGGCGCAACACGCCTTGGAGTACAGCGGCTTCTACCACAGCGCCACCTACAGGCTGAAGCAGCCCACCGCCTGTCAGGAGACGCCCACCAAGAACGGGTCGCTCCCTGCAGAACCGGCTCCCATCCAGACCATAACCACCATAACGTCCGTCGTCCCGCCGCCTTCCCTCCCCCTCCCGCCGACCCCGCCTCCGGCGCCCCCTCCTGGACTCCGGCCGCCGTCGCTGCCTCTGATCCACACCACGCCGCCCAGCCCCCACCTGTCCTGGGGCGCCTGCTCCGACGGGGACGTTTACTCTCGGATCGGAGCCTTCCGGCCCTCCAGACCGTCCAGCCTGTCCAGCAGATCCACCGTCATCCTGTTCGAACACTCGGCCCTCTGA